One segment of Stegostoma tigrinum isolate sSteTig4 chromosome 26, sSteTig4.hap1, whole genome shotgun sequence DNA contains the following:
- the LOC125464132 gene encoding derlin-2-like isoform X2, with the protein MFTHGIWANWHAWLVWQLEFITPFQLYFNPDLIVKKYQVWRLLTNFLFFGPLGFSFLFNMIFLYRYCRMLEEGSFRGRTADFLLMFIFGGFLMTLFGIFASLFFLGQAFTIMLVYVWSRRNPFVRMNFFGLLNFQAPFLPWVLMGFSLLLGNSVIVDLLGIAVGHIYYFLEDVFPNQPGGVKLLVTPRFLKAIFDVAEEDPNYNVLPEDQPGEFNWGQGQRLGERNEQNPNGQQ; encoded by the exons atgttcACACATGGGATTTGGGCAAATTGGCATGCCTGGTTGgtgtgg CAACTGGAGTTTATCACCCCATTCCAACTTTATTTCAATCCTGACTTGATAGTCAAGAAATATCAG GTGTGGAGACTACTAACcaactttcttttctttgggcCATTGGGATTTAGCTTTCTGTTCAATATGATCTTCTT ATACAGATATTGTCGAATGTTGGAAGAAGGATCATTCAGGGGAAGAACGGCTGACTTTCTGCTCATGTTTATTTTTGGTGGGTTTTTAATGACG CTGTTTGGAATCTTTGCGAGCTTGTTCTTCCTGGGTCAGGCCTTCACCAtcatgcttgtgtatgtgtggagcaggaggaacccATTTGTACGAATGAATTTCTTTGGGCTGCTAAATTTCcaggctccattcctgccttggGTGCTGATGGGGTTCTCGCTGCTTCTGGGAAACTCTGTCATCGTTGATTTGTTGG GAATTGCTGTTGGTCATATTTATTACTTCCTGGAAGATGTATTCCCAAACCAGCCAGGAGGAGTGAAGTTGCTGGTGACTCCAAGATTTCT GAAGGCAATATTTGATGTTGCAGAGGAAGATCCCAATTACAATGTGTTGCCTGAGGACCAGCCTGGAGAGTTCAACTGGGGTCAGGGGCAAAGGCTTGGGGAACGGAATGAACAGAACCCTAATGGACAACAGTGA
- the LOC125464132 gene encoding derlin-2-like isoform X1, protein MAAASLLEEYRRMPSITRAYTSACVLTTAAVQLEFITPFQLYFNPDLIVKKYQVWRLLTNFLFFGPLGFSFLFNMIFLYRYCRMLEEGSFRGRTADFLLMFIFGGFLMTLFGIFASLFFLGQAFTIMLVYVWSRRNPFVRMNFFGLLNFQAPFLPWVLMGFSLLLGNSVIVDLLGIAVGHIYYFLEDVFPNQPGGVKLLVTPRFLKAIFDVAEEDPNYNVLPEDQPGEFNWGQGQRLGERNEQNPNGQQ, encoded by the exons ATGGCTGCGGCGAGTTTGTTGGAGGAATACCGGAGGATGCCGAGCATTACTCGGGCCTATACAAGCGCCTGTGTACTCACTACTGCGGCTGTG CAACTGGAGTTTATCACCCCATTCCAACTTTATTTCAATCCTGACTTGATAGTCAAGAAATATCAG GTGTGGAGACTACTAACcaactttcttttctttgggcCATTGGGATTTAGCTTTCTGTTCAATATGATCTTCTT ATACAGATATTGTCGAATGTTGGAAGAAGGATCATTCAGGGGAAGAACGGCTGACTTTCTGCTCATGTTTATTTTTGGTGGGTTTTTAATGACG CTGTTTGGAATCTTTGCGAGCTTGTTCTTCCTGGGTCAGGCCTTCACCAtcatgcttgtgtatgtgtggagcaggaggaacccATTTGTACGAATGAATTTCTTTGGGCTGCTAAATTTCcaggctccattcctgccttggGTGCTGATGGGGTTCTCGCTGCTTCTGGGAAACTCTGTCATCGTTGATTTGTTGG GAATTGCTGTTGGTCATATTTATTACTTCCTGGAAGATGTATTCCCAAACCAGCCAGGAGGAGTGAAGTTGCTGGTGACTCCAAGATTTCT GAAGGCAATATTTGATGTTGCAGAGGAAGATCCCAATTACAATGTGTTGCCTGAGGACCAGCCTGGAGAGTTCAACTGGGGTCAGGGGCAAAGGCTTGGGGAACGGAATGAACAGAACCCTAATGGACAACAGTGA